A part of Campylobacter concisus genomic DNA contains:
- a CDS encoding NUDIX domain-containing protein has translation MDTTITNLEILPLGESKYLKPFKMKFMQNGIQRDWDCVKVMNSVSIFLYHEQKDAFLFVKQFRPAVWYSQEKEGIKTNEQGFTYELCAGLMDKGLSEEQTAREEAIEEVGYELKEIERITMTYGAFGFGGNMQTMFYAKIDESMKVNSGGGVDGEDIELVFIKREDMMKFAFDESKVKGFGLIFAYLWWEKFKS, from the coding sequence ATGGATACTACTATAACTAATTTAGAAATTCTGCCTCTTGGCGAGTCAAAATATTTAAAGCCATTTAAGATGAAATTTATGCAAAATGGCATCCAAAGAGACTGGGATTGCGTCAAGGTGATGAATAGTGTTAGTATTTTTTTATATCACGAGCAAAAAGATGCCTTTTTATTTGTAAAGCAGTTTCGTCCTGCTGTTTGGTACTCACAAGAAAAAGAAGGCATCAAAACAAATGAGCAAGGCTTTACTTATGAGCTTTGCGCAGGGCTTATGGATAAAGGACTTAGCGAAGAGCAAACAGCTAGAGAAGAAGCGATCGAAGAAGTGGGCTATGAGCTAAAAGAGATAGAGCGTATCACGATGACATACGGTGCTTTTGGCTTTGGAGGCAATATGCAAACGATGTTTTACGCAAAGATCGATGAGAGTATGAAGGTAAATTCTGGCGGTGGCGTCGATGGCGAAGATATAGAGCTTGTTTTTATAAAACGAGAAGACATGATGAAATTTGCCTTTGACGAGAGCAAAGTCAAGGGCTTTGGGCTCATATTTGCTTATTTGTGGTGGGAGAAATTTAAAAGCTAA
- a CDS encoding Imm10 family immunity protein: MFELKFKAKALTATKNSKDNYYMIGLADDKYDYKNYIIFQRPIKLKKDDDENADINGIYAECNGDVCYNACKQVKITDKSIIFEVQDSVISVDIEGVKLGERFMKYSKEIFGKLLKCSISK, from the coding sequence GTGTTTGAGCTAAAATTTAAAGCAAAAGCCCTAACCGCTACTAAAAATAGCAAAGACAACTACTATATGATCGGTCTTGCAGACGACAAATACGACTACAAAAACTACATAATCTTTCAAAGACCGATCAAGCTCAAAAAAGATGACGACGAAAACGCCGACATAAACGGCATATACGCAGAGTGCAACGGCGACGTTTGCTACAACGCTTGCAAACAAGTGAAGATCACTGATAAGAGCATCATTTTTGAGGTGCAAGATAGTGTTATTAGCGTTGATATAGAGGGTGTTAAACTTGGTGAGCGTTTTATGAAATATAGCAAAGAGATATTTGGCAAACTACTAAAATGTAGTATATCGAAGTAA
- the mgtE gene encoding magnesium transporter, with protein MSQELEEAKELIDQHLDENLEDNELSPYELAQHLKTLKKHDEELFAHYLEKLDPEILGDVAIELPDHMLKDVIEQLPAEKIVEALEELESDDATDLLQYIEDIDEDKARELFNELDRENQNEILRLRSYEEDRAGAHMQTELFSAHLEEKLGNAVARLRREKQEGKLENISQLFIIDKNGVLQYAIPLEDLILFDFTKTLKQNIESAQIDHYKPHVANDMDLMQNVADMFQEYDLNVIAVTSSTGILLGRITSDDIHDYIQESATEQIYNLAGVDDESEEDDTLFKAGRGRAVWLGVNLLTALFSSSIIGLFDETIAAYVALAVLMPIVASMGGNTGTQALAVTVRRLALGEIEFKDAKNVLKREVSISLINGLIFGVAMGIIASVWFDKGMLGVVIGLSMVTNLFFAGFFGTIIPLTLRRFNIDPAVGSAVILTTFTDAIGFFSFLGLAKWILL; from the coding sequence TTGAGCCAAGAACTAGAAGAAGCAAAAGAGCTGATAGATCAGCATTTGGATGAAAATTTAGAAGATAACGAACTCTCTCCTTACGAGCTAGCCCAGCACTTAAAAACACTAAAGAAACACGATGAGGAGCTTTTTGCTCACTATCTTGAAAAGCTAGATCCTGAAATTTTAGGCGACGTTGCTATCGAGCTACCTGATCACATGCTAAAAGATGTGATCGAACAGCTTCCAGCTGAAAAAATCGTAGAAGCACTTGAAGAGCTAGAGAGTGATGATGCGACTGATTTGCTTCAATACATCGAGGATATCGATGAGGATAAAGCTAGAGAGCTCTTTAACGAGCTTGATAGAGAAAACCAAAATGAAATTTTAAGACTTAGAAGCTACGAAGAAGATAGAGCTGGTGCTCACATGCAAACAGAGCTTTTCTCAGCTCACCTTGAAGAAAAGCTTGGCAATGCAGTAGCAAGGCTTAGACGAGAAAAGCAAGAAGGCAAGTTAGAAAATATCTCACAGCTTTTTATTATCGATAAAAATGGCGTTTTACAATACGCTATCCCGCTTGAAGATCTTATACTTTTTGATTTTACAAAGACGTTAAAGCAAAATATCGAGTCAGCGCAGATCGATCACTACAAGCCACATGTTGCAAATGATATGGACCTTATGCAAAATGTCGCTGATATGTTTCAAGAGTACGATCTAAACGTTATCGCTGTTACAAGTAGCACTGGAATTTTACTTGGTCGTATCACGTCTGATGATATCCACGACTACATTCAAGAGAGTGCAACTGAGCAAATTTATAACCTAGCCGGCGTTGATGACGAGTCAGAAGAGGACGATACACTTTTTAAGGCTGGTCGTGGTCGTGCGGTTTGGCTTGGTGTAAATTTACTAACAGCTCTTTTTAGCTCGTCCATAATCGGACTTTTTGACGAGACAATCGCAGCCTACGTCGCTCTTGCTGTTTTAATGCCAATAGTTGCATCAATGGGCGGAAATACCGGCACGCAAGCGCTTGCCGTTACGGTTCGCCGTCTGGCACTTGGTGAGATCGAGTTTAAAGATGCCAAAAATGTCCTAAAACGTGAGGTTAGTATTTCACTCATAAATGGACTAATCTTTGGTGTGGCAATGGGCATAATCGCCTCTGTTTGGTTTGACAAAGGTATGCTTGGCGTTGTTATTGGGCTTAGCATGGTTACGAATTTATTCTTTGCTGGCTTTTTTGGCACGATCATACCTTTAACGCTAAGGCGCTTTAACATAGATCCTGCAGTCGGCTCAGCCGTCATTCTTACTACTTTTACTGATGCGATAGGATTTTTTAGCTTTTTAGGACTTGCAAAATGGATACTACTATAA
- the hemC gene encoding hydroxymethylbilane synthase, which produces MKEIKIATRKSILALWQSEHIKARIESKHNDIKVELIGMKTKGDVILDTPLAKIGGKGLFTKELEDSMLKGETDIAVHSLKDVPVVFPEGLKLAAICSREDTRDAMISEKFAKFSDLPHGAKVGTTSLRRKMQLLIMRPDIEIISLRGNVQTRLRKLKEGEFDAIILAMAGINRLNVKAEVAHIYTFGFDEMIPAMGQGALGIEARDEKKILDEISFLNDKNAVIETTIERDFVSVLEGGCQVPIGISARLKGDEISIDAIVGLPDGSEFIKDSLKVSKDKFQSVGKELAHKFIEKGARELLKRAEEMA; this is translated from the coding sequence ATGAAAGAGATAAAAATAGCAACTAGAAAGAGTATCTTAGCGCTTTGGCAAAGCGAGCATATCAAAGCTAGAATAGAATCAAAACATAACGATATAAAAGTTGAGCTTATTGGCATGAAGACAAAGGGCGACGTGATCCTTGATACGCCGCTTGCAAAGATCGGCGGTAAGGGGCTTTTTACAAAAGAGCTCGAAGATAGTATGCTAAAAGGCGAGACTGACATCGCGGTACACAGCTTAAAAGACGTGCCAGTAGTCTTTCCAGAAGGGCTTAAACTAGCTGCCATTTGCTCACGTGAGGACACAAGAGATGCGATGATAAGTGAGAAATTTGCTAAATTTAGCGACCTACCACACGGTGCAAAGGTTGGTACAACGAGCCTGCGCCGCAAGATGCAGCTACTTATCATGAGGCCTGATATTGAGATCATCTCGCTTCGTGGAAACGTGCAAACTAGACTTAGAAAGCTAAAAGAGGGCGAATTTGACGCGATCATTTTAGCGATGGCTGGCATAAACCGCCTAAATGTCAAGGCTGAAGTGGCACATATCTATACATTTGGCTTTGACGAGATGATACCTGCGATGGGTCAGGGCGCTCTCGGGATAGAAGCTAGAGATGAGAAGAAAATTTTAGATGAGATCTCTTTTTTAAACGATAAAAATGCGGTTATAGAAACGACCATAGAGCGTGACTTTGTAAGCGTTTTAGAAGGCGGCTGCCAGGTACCAATTGGCATAAGCGCAAGGCTAAAAGGTGATGAAATTTCTATCGATGCGATCGTTGGTCTGCCTGATGGAAGCGAGTTTATAAAAGATAGCTTAAAGGTTAGCAAAGATAAATTTCAAAGCGTTGGCAAGGAGCTAGCTCATAAATTTATAGAAAAAGGGGCGAGAGAGCTTTTAAAACGCGCTGAAGAGATGGCTTAG
- a CDS encoding FxsA family protein, with amino-acid sequence MRFFAFLFFLIEAIFIYLFVDKFGFLNYFLEVLVSGFVGIALLFNAGFSSLNSPQVAFKSFLGGNLFSQLGLSFGGMLLFLPGILTDIFGIAVVVFSLVFKKNAAKNESYQEFKFQNFSEQSTKKDDGEIIDVEVIEEPKRVN; translated from the coding sequence ATGAGATTTTTTGCATTTTTGTTTTTTTTGATAGAAGCGATATTTATCTATCTTTTTGTTGATAAATTTGGCTTTTTAAACTACTTTCTTGAGGTGCTGGTCTCTGGATTTGTTGGCATCGCACTTCTTTTTAATGCTGGATTTTCTAGTTTAAATTCGCCTCAAGTGGCGTTTAAAAGCTTTCTTGGCGGAAATTTATTTAGCCAGTTAGGGCTTAGCTTTGGCGGAATGCTTTTGTTTTTACCGGGAATTTTAACAGATATTTTTGGTATAGCCGTAGTCGTTTTTTCTTTAGTGTTTAAGAAAAATGCAGCCAAAAACGAGAGTTATCAAGAGTTTAAATTTCAAAATTTTAGCGAACAAAGTACTAAAAAAGATGATGGCGAGATCATCGACGTTGAGGTTATAGAAGAGCCAAAAAGAGTAAATTAG
- a CDS encoding plasminogen-binding N-terminal domain-containing protein: MKRIFVILSLVFGFAFGADFSLNEYRTPIISVDSDGTATIVDSPEILIGSSGVVLHKFDTDSSIIARVSVISKNSGFAKIRFEVFDLLEQKALPLPGIAPANGDMVVLNYLYNRSLIIVPNKEIYEEITSAFPNMIFIHPDIIGAYLSYEYKPNPSRDDFRKMCAQSAAGLIFVAMDGRSVFADCQSFKVLKEFKSGEVEYYQLPFYTRVSDIDTVFWKLNSEHINNYDAHYEKLFEEDN; encoded by the coding sequence TTGAAACGTATATTTGTGATTTTATCGCTAGTTTTTGGCTTTGCTTTTGGGGCTGATTTTTCTTTAAATGAGTATAGAACTCCTATAATTAGCGTCGATAGTGATGGCACAGCGACGATAGTTGATAGTCCAGAAATTTTAATCGGCTCAAGTGGCGTTGTGCTTCATAAATTTGACACTGATAGCTCTATCATCGCAAGAGTTAGCGTTATCTCAAAAAATTCTGGCTTTGCTAAGATTAGATTTGAGGTGTTTGATCTACTTGAGCAAAAGGCGCTCCCACTTCCAGGCATCGCACCTGCAAATGGCGATATGGTCGTGCTAAACTATCTTTATAACCGCTCATTAATCATCGTGCCAAATAAAGAAATTTACGAAGAGATCACATCTGCGTTTCCAAATATGATATTTATCCACCCAGATATTATAGGAGCGTATCTAAGCTACGAGTACAAGCCAAATCCAAGCAGAGATGACTTTAGAAAAATGTGTGCTCAAAGTGCAGCTGGTCTAATTTTCGTAGCGATGGATGGCAGAAGCGTTTTTGCTGATTGCCAAAGCTTTAAAGTGCTAAAAGAATTTAAAAGTGGCGAGGTTGAGTACTATCAGCTACCATTTTATACAAGAGTTAGCGATATAGACACTGTGTTTTGGAAGCTAAATAGTGAGCACATCAACAACTACGACGCTCACTACGAAAAACTTTTTGAAGAAGATAACTGA
- a CDS encoding peptidoglycan DD-metalloendopeptidase family protein, with protein MPRIFIIFAILSINLYAIKPSVDELSWPNGSNFLNFLETNKIPLSLYYNLATEDQELTEEIIAGTKYQIYKDDNGNTKQVLIPVSDELQMHIFRDDNDKFKLEFLPISYQSEDKFLALKVDKSVSEDIFDYTGSGTLALGFKEIFKGSGIDFKKINKGDTIAIVYNQKIRMGRSFGTPEIYAAMIETKNKRYVMYKFEDKFYDKNGKKNDKFLLVRPLANARITSAFTLKRWHPILQRYRAHLGVDYGAPKGTPIKAAGDGTVKFVGQKSGYGRTVIISHAGGYETLYAHLNGFAKGIKGGLKVKQGTLIAYVGTSGMSTGPHLHFGLYRDNKPINPESAIKVVKSLEDKKESAKFKAVVSKNDELIKNALNNEKEYHKVEFFPNVIEF; from the coding sequence ATGCCTCGTATTTTTATAATTTTTGCAATATTATCTATAAATTTATACGCTATAAAGCCAAGTGTCGACGAGCTTAGCTGGCCAAATGGAAGTAACTTCTTAAATTTCTTAGAGACAAACAAAATCCCACTTTCACTTTACTATAATTTAGCAACCGAAGATCAAGAACTAACAGAAGAGATCATCGCTGGCACAAAGTATCAAATTTATAAAGACGACAACGGCAACACCAAACAAGTACTAATCCCTGTTAGTGACGAGCTTCAAATGCATATTTTTAGAGATGACAATGATAAATTTAAGCTCGAATTTCTTCCCATCTCTTATCAAAGTGAGGATAAATTTTTAGCCTTAAAGGTAGACAAATCAGTCTCTGAAGACATTTTTGACTACACTGGCTCTGGCACGCTAGCTCTTGGCTTTAAAGAAATTTTTAAAGGAAGTGGTATTGATTTTAAAAAGATAAACAAAGGCGATACGATCGCTATCGTTTATAATCAAAAAATACGCATGGGCCGCTCTTTTGGCACTCCAGAAATCTATGCTGCGATGATAGAAACGAAAAATAAACGATATGTCATGTATAAATTTGAAGATAAATTTTATGATAAAAATGGCAAGAAGAATGATAAATTTTTATTAGTCCGCCCTCTTGCAAACGCCAGAATCACATCAGCTTTTACCCTAAAAAGATGGCACCCTATTCTCCAAAGATATAGAGCGCACCTTGGCGTTGACTACGGTGCTCCAAAAGGCACACCAATCAAAGCCGCAGGCGATGGCACGGTTAAATTTGTCGGACAAAAAAGCGGATATGGCAGAACCGTCATCATCTCTCATGCTGGTGGCTATGAGACACTTTATGCTCACCTAAATGGCTTTGCTAAAGGCATAAAAGGCGGTTTAAAAGTCAAGCAAGGTACACTTATAGCCTACGTTGGCACAAGCGGTATGAGCACAGGACCACACCTTCATTTTGGTCTTTATAGAGATAATAAGCCTATCAATCCAGAAAGTGCAATAAAGGTCGTTAAAAGCCTAGAGGATAAGAAAGAATCAGCTAAATTTAAAGCAGTTGTTAGCAAAAATGACGAGCTAATAAAAAATGCTTTAAATAATGAAAAAGAGTATCACAAAGTGGAATTTTTCCCTAATGTAATAGAATTTTAA
- a CDS encoding menaquinone biosynthesis decarboxylase — translation MDYIKLLKENNLLRVIDEPVDIDLEIAHASYIEVKREGSQALLFKNPVCKKTGCKFAPVLTNIYGSKHALELIFGLNPDEIAEEIEKLLKPKKPENFKEKLDFLAYLFSMRKIFTKRLKGEGECQQVKFIGEQADLLSLPALKTWPHDGGAFITMGQVYTQSLDGTLQNLGMYRLQIYDKNRLGMHWQIHKDGANFFHEYKRAGKKMPVSVAIGGDPLYIWCGQAPLPKGVFELLLYGFIRKEPAKLIKSLTNEIYVPHDADYVIEGFVDTAKCELEGPFGDHTGFYTPIEPFPVMDVTAITSKREPIFHATVVGKPPLEDKYMGWATERVFLPLLRTTVPELLDYNMPENGVFHNLILAKINTLYPAHAKQAMHAFWGVGQMSFVKHAIFVGADAPELKDYDEFTSFVLNRFGSQSVLISQGVCDQLDHASPNSCFGGKLGVDATQDFCKFSPVVLSDSELLAKFQSVTPNVKELKQFKTDTKTPICVVKFEKDCVVKELFSKLLTFRDFFKLLIVVDMQNHLENPYMLLWRVTNNIDALRDIFIDGENFCVDATSKDELEGYTRGWPLQTDCDREVVADLVKRGIVEDEPELFKKFEIFG, via the coding sequence ATGGACTACATCAAGCTTTTAAAAGAAAATAATCTACTTCGTGTTATCGACGAGCCAGTAGATATTGATCTTGAGATCGCGCACGCTAGCTACATCGAGGTCAAGCGTGAGGGCTCGCAAGCGCTACTTTTTAAAAACCCAGTCTGCAAAAAAACTGGGTGTAAATTTGCCCCAGTGCTTACAAATATCTATGGCTCAAAACACGCACTTGAGCTTATATTTGGGCTAAATCCTGATGAGATAGCAGAAGAGATAGAAAAGCTTTTAAAGCCCAAAAAACCTGAAAATTTCAAAGAAAAGCTTGATTTTTTAGCCTATCTTTTTAGCATGAGAAAAATTTTTACTAAAAGGCTAAAAGGCGAGGGCGAGTGTCAGCAGGTAAAATTTATAGGCGAGCAGGCCGATCTTTTGAGTCTACCTGCACTAAAGACATGGCCACATGATGGAGGCGCTTTTATCACGATGGGTCAGGTCTATACGCAAAGTCTAGATGGCACGCTGCAAAATTTAGGCATGTACCGCCTACAAATTTATGATAAAAATCGCCTTGGCATGCACTGGCAGATCCACAAAGACGGTGCAAATTTCTTTCATGAATACAAGCGCGCTGGCAAAAAAATGCCAGTCTCTGTAGCTATTGGTGGCGATCCACTCTACATCTGGTGTGGGCAAGCACCGCTTCCAAAGGGAGTTTTTGAACTTTTGCTTTATGGTTTTATCCGCAAAGAGCCAGCCAAACTTATAAAATCCTTAACGAATGAAATTTACGTTCCGCACGATGCGGACTACGTGATAGAAGGTTTCGTGGATACGGCTAAGTGTGAGCTTGAGGGGCCATTTGGCGATCATACTGGCTTTTATACGCCTATCGAGCCTTTTCCGGTGATGGATGTAACGGCGATAACTAGTAAGCGTGAGCCGATATTTCACGCGACTGTGGTTGGAAAGCCGCCACTTGAGGATAAATATATGGGCTGGGCGACTGAGCGGGTTTTTTTGCCGCTTTTGCGAACGACCGTGCCTGAACTACTGGACTACAATATGCCTGAAAATGGCGTTTTTCACAACCTAATCTTAGCCAAGATAAATACGCTCTATCCAGCTCATGCAAAGCAGGCCATGCACGCATTTTGGGGCGTTGGGCAGATGAGCTTTGTAAAACATGCCATTTTTGTTGGAGCCGATGCGCCTGAGCTCAAAGACTATGATGAATTTACTAGCTTTGTTCTAAATCGTTTTGGTAGCCAAAGTGTGCTAATAAGCCAAGGCGTGTGCGATCAGCTTGATCACGCTAGTCCAAATTCGTGTTTTGGTGGCAAACTCGGTGTAGATGCGACGCAAGACTTTTGTAAATTTAGCCCTGTGGTTTTAAGTGACAGTGAGCTTTTGGCTAAATTTCAAAGCGTTACGCCAAACGTAAAAGAGCTTAAGCAGTTTAAAACGGATACCAAAACGCCTATTTGCGTGGTGAAATTTGAAAAAGATTGTGTGGTAAAAGAGCTATTTTCTAAGCTTTTGACATTTAGAGATTTTTTCAAACTCCTTATCGTTGTGGATATGCAAAATCACCTTGAAAACCCATATATGCTACTTTGGCGTGTGACAAATAACATCGATGCCTTGCGTGATATCTTCATAGATGGTGAAAATTTCTGCGTAGATGCGACGAGCAAGGACGAGCTAGAGGGATATACGCGTGGCTGGCCGTTGCAAACGGATTGTGACCGCGAAGTAGTTGCTGATCTAGTTAAGCGCGGCATAGTAGAAGATGAGCCAGAGTTATTTAAAAAATTTGAAATATTTGGCTAG
- a CDS encoding metallophosphoesterase has translation MSEQIYIIGDVHGCFNTLLELIKQFPDKEKSQICFVGDVIDRGLFSCDVVELIMQNNYKMVMGNHERRLLSNKYEFLNNQAPFDTSWFFNNGGVATYGSYLAQSLNFKQRHIEFLESSPVYLEFKDHKNQNGEHLVVSHSAVGKFWTLRDDDSSRDEFRRHVLSGRGDMMQVEGIFNVYGHTPVREAKLYTNSANIDTGCVFNEEGYDKLSALEFPSMKIYTQKNVENFNKQG, from the coding sequence TTGAGCGAGCAAATTTATATCATAGGCGATGTGCACGGCTGTTTTAACACACTTTTAGAGCTTATCAAGCAGTTTCCAGACAAAGAAAAATCACAAATTTGCTTTGTCGGAGATGTGATAGATCGGGGGCTTTTTAGTTGCGATGTAGTCGAGCTTATCATGCAAAATAACTATAAAATGGTAATGGGAAACCACGAAAGAAGGTTACTAAGCAATAAATATGAATTTTTAAACAACCAAGCACCATTTGACACGAGTTGGTTTTTCAATAATGGTGGCGTGGCGACATATGGATCATACCTGGCTCAAAGCCTAAATTTTAAACAAAGACACATAGAATTTTTAGAGAGTAGCCCAGTATATTTAGAGTTTAAAGACCACAAAAACCAAAATGGCGAGCATTTGGTCGTTTCACACTCGGCTGTTGGCAAATTTTGGACTTTAAGAGATGATGATAGCTCAAGAGATGAGTTTAGAAGGCATGTACTATCAGGCAGAGGCGATATGATGCAAGTTGAAGGCATATTTAATGTCTACGGACACACTCCAGTTCGTGAGGCTAAGCTCTATACAAATAGTGCAAATATCGATACGGGATGTGTTTTTAACGAAGAAGGATATGACAAGCTAAGTGCCTTAGAATTTCCATCGATGAAAATTTATACGCAAAAAAATGTTGAAAATTTTAATAAACAAGGATAA
- a CDS encoding YihY family inner membrane protein, whose amino-acid sequence MSRLSLSKQNLKEFLNLLPMLKDKELFHYASSLSFHTILSIIPILLISFSIFTKLPSFEDYYAKIQDFIFSALLPSNQEIISNYLQNFLQNSGNLGIVGFVAMIFTSAMFFSDYEYVVLKVTRASKARGFWSALSSYWTLITLAPLGLAGSFYLSSLIQEMLNSNVITNSINFLSIFPYLIIWAIFCITYLISVNDEIKFKSAFFSSFAASLVWYIGKSAFVYYVLYNKTYLSVYGSFSAVLFFFVWIYISWIIFLYGLKLCAYLSNSSKFKR is encoded by the coding sequence ATGAGCCGTTTGTCCTTAAGTAAGCAAAATTTAAAGGAGTTTTTAAATTTGCTCCCAATGCTTAAGGACAAAGAGCTCTTTCACTACGCTTCAAGCCTTAGTTTTCATACGATTTTATCGATCATTCCGATACTTCTTATATCGTTTTCTATCTTTACAAAACTGCCTAGTTTTGAGGATTATTACGCCAAAATTCAGGACTTTATATTTTCGGCTCTTTTGCCAAGTAATCAAGAGATCATCTCAAACTACTTGCAAAATTTCTTACAAAATAGCGGAAATTTAGGCATAGTTGGCTTTGTGGCGATGATATTTACATCAGCCATGTTTTTTAGTGACTATGAATATGTAGTTTTAAAAGTGACACGTGCGAGTAAGGCTAGAGGATTTTGGTCAGCACTTAGCTCGTATTGGACGCTTATCACGCTCGCGCCACTTGGTCTTGCTGGTAGTTTCTACCTCTCAAGCCTCATTCAAGAGATGCTAAACTCAAACGTAATCACAAACTCGATAAATTTTTTAAGCATATTCCCATATCTCATCATCTGGGCGATATTTTGCATCACATATCTCATTTCAGTAAATGACGAGATAAAATTTAAGAGCGCATTTTTTAGCTCATTTGCCGCCTCGCTTGTTTGGTATATTGGCAAGTCGGCCTTTGTCTATTATGTCCTTTATAATAAAACCTATCTAAGCGTTTATGGCTCGTTTTCAGCAGTGCTTTTCTTTTTTGTCTGGATCTACATCTCGTGGATCATCTTTTTATATGGGCTAAAGCTTTGTGCTTATCTCTCAAACAGCTCAAAATTTAAAAGATAA
- a CDS encoding aldehyde dehydrogenase family protein yields the protein MKLLEKYGLFINGEWRDAKDGATLDAKNPANGEHIAKIADATEEDVNDAVRAAREAFKKFKHTTISERAKLLNKIADIIDENKEHLAKVESMDNGKPIRETLNVDIPFAAEHFRYFAGVIMGEEGSANVLDEKQLSIVLREPLGVVGQIVPWNFPFLMAAWKLAPVIAAGDASIFKPSSETSLSVLELFRLIDKILPKGLINIITGKGSKSGEWIKNHPGLDKLAFTGSTEIGRDIAIAAARRIIPATLELGGKSANIFFSDANLDKALDGLQLGILFNQGQVCCAGSRIFVEESFYDKFIEAAVKKFSTIKVGDPLDPSTQMGSQINKKQAEQILNYVEIGKKEGAKVAVGGKAYTANGCDKGAFVEPTLLVDVTNDMRVAQEEIFGPVGVVIKFKDEAELIKMVNDSEYGLGGGIFTQDITKALRVARSMETGRVWINTYNQIPAGSPFGGYKNSGIGRETHKIILEHYTQMKNIMIDLTGKVSGFYAQ from the coding sequence ATGAAACTACTAGAAAAATATGGGCTTTTCATAAATGGTGAGTGGCGCGATGCAAAAGACGGTGCTACACTTGATGCAAAAAATCCAGCAAACGGCGAGCACATTGCAAAGATCGCTGATGCTACTGAAGAAGATGTAAATGACGCAGTTCGTGCTGCACGTGAGGCTTTTAAGAAATTTAAACACACTACAATTAGCGAGCGAGCAAAGCTACTAAACAAAATCGCTGATATCATCGATGAAAATAAAGAGCATTTAGCAAAAGTTGAGAGCATGGATAACGGCAAGCCGATCCGTGAGACGCTAAATGTTGATATTCCTTTTGCAGCAGAGCATTTTAGGTACTTTGCTGGCGTTATCATGGGCGAAGAAGGCAGCGCAAACGTGCTTGACGAGAAACAACTCTCTATCGTTTTACGCGAGCCACTAGGAGTTGTGGGGCAAATCGTGCCTTGGAATTTTCCGTTTTTAATGGCAGCTTGGAAGCTAGCTCCAGTGATCGCAGCAGGCGATGCGAGCATATTTAAGCCTTCAAGCGAGACAAGTCTAAGCGTGCTTGAGCTATTTAGACTGATAGATAAAATTTTGCCAAAAGGTTTAATAAACATCATAACCGGCAAAGGCAGCAAGAGTGGCGAATGGATCAAAAACCATCCAGGCCTTGACAAGCTAGCATTTACTGGCTCAACCGAGATCGGCCGCGATATCGCCATAGCTGCTGCTCGCCGTATCATCCCAGCTACACTTGAGCTTGGCGGCAAGAGCGCAAATATCTTCTTTAGCGACGCAAATTTAGACAAAGCGCTTGATGGCCTTCAGCTTGGAATTTTGTTTAACCAAGGTCAAGTTTGCTGCGCAGGGTCTAGAATTTTCGTAGAAGAGAGCTTTTACGACAAATTTATAGAGGCTGCGGTTAAGAAATTTAGCACCATAAAAGTTGGCGATCCGTTAGATCCTAGCACTCAAATGGGCTCACAAATCAATAAAAAACAAGCTGAGCAAATTCTAAACTACGTCGAGATCGGCAAAAAAGAAGGCGCAAAAGTGGCAGTCGGTGGCAAAGCCTACACAGCAAATGGTTGCGACAAGGGCGCATTTGTCGAACCAACACTGCTAGTTGATGTGACAAATGATATGAGAGTGGCTCAAGAAGAAATTTTTGGCCCAGTTGGTGTTGTCATTAAATTTAAAGATGAAGCCGAGCTTATCAAAATGGTAAATGACAGCGAATATGGCCTTGGTGGTGGAATTTTCACGCAAGATATCACAAAAGCACTTCGCGTGGCAAGGTCTATGGAGACTGGCAGAGTCTGGATCAACACCTATAATCAAATCCCAGCAGGTAGCCCATTTGGCGGTTATAAAAACTCAGGTATCGGCCGAGAAACTCACAAGATCATCCTTGAGCACTACACTCAGATGAAAAACATCATGATTGACCTAACTGGTAAGGTCAGCGGCTTTTACGCACAATGA